In Solenopsis invicta isolate M01_SB chromosome 13, UNIL_Sinv_3.0, whole genome shotgun sequence, one DNA window encodes the following:
- the LOC120359413 gene encoding uncharacterized protein LOC120359413: MNLLIKIVNSILSKALYHRQFKEFLNKMEAQYSDLLLHNKVRWLSKEDIQSGKLLHFQFLKQYRDKTSATVDTNYFSTIIKKIKDEFADRFEQFKTNKTTVAFIVNPLNTNSNEIHIEPFEIDTGSLEMQLINLKSKACGVENLQS, encoded by the exons ATGAATTTGCTAATCAAGATTGTTAACAGCATCTTGTCAAAAGCACTCTACCATCGTCAGTTTAAAGAATTCTTAAACAAAATGGAGGCTCAGTATTCTGACCTCCTTCTTCACAATAAAGTGCGATGGCTTTCCAAAG AAGATATTCAGAGCGGTAAATTACTTCATTTTCAATTTCTAAAGCAATATCGCGATAAAACCAGTGCAACTGTTGACACGAATTACTTCAgcacaattataaaaaaaattaaagatgaatTTGCTGACAGATTTGAGCAATTTAAAACCAACAAAACCACTGTAGCATTCATAGTAAATCCTCTCAACACAAATAGTAACGAAATCCACATTGAGCCATTTGAAATTGATACTGGATCTCTAGAAATGCAATTGatcaatttaaaaagtaaagctTGTGGAGTGGAAAATTTACAGAGTTGA